A window of Ranitomeya variabilis isolate aRanVar5 chromosome 2, aRanVar5.hap1, whole genome shotgun sequence contains these coding sequences:
- the C2H11orf24 gene encoding uncharacterized protein C11orf24 homolog isoform X1 — translation MLLTITGLSSQVQHAALKRTLAVDDCQQIPTMMWKTVVLVCSVILCLCDSRVVSAEKAVRLPEVSEISNEDECRQVCRESLSPDNLNCSKSLLLNKWCAAMLCNRLCHTREVTMVTDPPFDINDLKKRRKRNKEIKPKDKKQHPAKRTVANKVTPTPSLLSKRLIGPTPTIKITQNATTPPKTTTTKSVPPTTKQPEIPVRQDKKDKKQHPAKRTVANKVTPTPSLLSKRLIGPTPTIKITQNATTQPATTTTESVPPTTKHPEIPDTRNEKAITTLETSTIAAITTKTTTESTTSTKQTTTTTEETKKPNPTTSRIEEITTTAESTTSTTIKSSPQNTTTKVTTGTETTIKSILTEKPETTTAKATTKQIILITEKEKIPDTITVMVPTVIKSTEPVVSTAKLPVTTQLSAIEDIITTSPYEKTAKPKTTSTTQIINPTTQIINPTTQITASKENEKLITTIKPNTTAPKTTAPFPTKLSETSSPTVTNSTTTPGVLSPSGNPSSSQPTTPNSHVLPPTVSSSTDGNQEKDDGSIVIIAGEVTKRVQNTSFLLAVLLLGNLFFLAVIVLFILQAYESYKKKDYTQVDYLINGMYADSDM, via the exons GTTCAACATGCTGCTCTGAAACGGACGCTTGCCGTGGATGACTGTCAACAGATTCCCACCATGATGTGGAAGACTGTCGTGCTGGTCTGCTCAGTGATCCTGTGCCTATGTGATAGCAGGGTTGTATCGGCAGAGAAGGCGGTCCGTCTGCCGGAGGTGTCCGAGATCAGCAATGAGGATGAATGCAGACAAGTCTGCAGGGAGAGCCTGTCCCCAG ATAATCTTAACTGCAGCAAATCTTTGCTACTCAACAAGTGGTGTGCAGCAATGCTTTGTAACCGATTATGCCACACACGTGAAGTTACAATGGTCACAGATCCTCCTTTCG ATATAAATGAtttaaagaaaagaagaaaaagaaataaGGAAATAAAACCTAAAGACAAGAAGCAACATCCTGCAAAAAGGACTGTAGCAAATAAAGTGACTCCAACTCCTTCTCTACTCTCAAAAAGATTAATAGGACCTACACCAACAATAAAAATTACTCAAAATGCTACAACTCCACCAAAAACAACGACCACTAAATCTGTGCCTCCTACTACCAAACAACCAGAAATACCAGTTAGACAAGACAAAAAAGACAAGAAGCAACATCCTGCAAAAAGGACTGTAGCAAATAAAGTGACCCCAACTCCTTCTCTACTCTCAAAAAGATTAATAGGACCTACACCAACAATAAAAATTACCCAAAATGCAACAACTCAACCAGCAACAACCACCACTGAATCTGTGCCTCCTACTACCAAACATCCAGAAATACCAGATACCAGAAATGAAAAAGCAATAACTACTTTAGAAACCTCTACAATAGCAGCAATCACAACAAAAACTACTACCGAGTCCACAACTAGTACAAAACAAACTACCACAACCACCGAGGAAACAAAAAAACCTAATCCAACAACCTCTAGAATTGAAGAAATCACGACAACTGCTGAATCTACAACTAGTACAACAATAAAAAGTTCTCCTCAAAACACAACTACGAAAGTAACAACCGGCACAGAAACCACAATAAAATCTATTCTCACCGAAAAGCCTGAAACCACAACAGCAAAGGCAACAACAAAGCAAATTATTTTAATAACTGAGAAAGAAAAAATACCTGATACGATCACAGTCATGGTTCCAACGGTTATCAAGAGCACTGAGCCAGTAGTTTCGACAGCAAAATTACCCGTGACGACTCAACTATCGGCTATAGAGGATATTATCACTACGAGTCCATACGAGAAAACGGCCAAACCTAAAACGACCTCTACAACACAAATCATCAATCCTACAACACAAATAATCAATCCTACAACACAAATCACCGCTTCAAAGGAAAACGAAAAATTAATCACCACGATTAAGCCAAATACAACAGCTCCGAAAACAACAGCCCCCTTTCCTACAAAGTTGTCGGAGACCTCTTCGCCTACGGTAACTAATTCTACAACCACACCAGGAGTTCTATCACCCAGCGGGAACCCATCCTCGAGCCAACCTACTACGCCAAACTCTCACGTCTTGCCGCCTACCGTGTCTTCTTCAACGGATGGAAACCAAGAGAAAGATGACGGCAGTATCGTTATTATTGCCGGGGAGGTAACGAAACGCGTCCAAAATACCAGCTTTCTACTGGCAGTGCTGCTCTTAGGAAACTTGTTCTTTTTAGCTGTAATAGTCCTCTTTATACTTCAGGCTTACGAGAGCTACAAGAAAAAAGACTATACTCAAGTAGATTATTTAATTAATGGGATGTACGCCGATTCTGACATGTAA
- the C2H11orf24 gene encoding uncharacterized protein C11orf24 homolog isoform X2, producing the protein MMWKTVVLVCSVILCLCDSRVVSAEKAVRLPEVSEISNEDECRQVCRESLSPDNLNCSKSLLLNKWCAAMLCNRLCHTREVTMVTDPPFDINDLKKRRKRNKEIKPKDKKQHPAKRTVANKVTPTPSLLSKRLIGPTPTIKITQNATTPPKTTTTKSVPPTTKQPEIPVRQDKKDKKQHPAKRTVANKVTPTPSLLSKRLIGPTPTIKITQNATTQPATTTTESVPPTTKHPEIPDTRNEKAITTLETSTIAAITTKTTTESTTSTKQTTTTTEETKKPNPTTSRIEEITTTAESTTSTTIKSSPQNTTTKVTTGTETTIKSILTEKPETTTAKATTKQIILITEKEKIPDTITVMVPTVIKSTEPVVSTAKLPVTTQLSAIEDIITTSPYEKTAKPKTTSTTQIINPTTQIINPTTQITASKENEKLITTIKPNTTAPKTTAPFPTKLSETSSPTVTNSTTTPGVLSPSGNPSSSQPTTPNSHVLPPTVSSSTDGNQEKDDGSIVIIAGEVTKRVQNTSFLLAVLLLGNLFFLAVIVLFILQAYESYKKKDYTQVDYLINGMYADSDM; encoded by the exons ATGATGTGGAAGACTGTCGTGCTGGTCTGCTCAGTGATCCTGTGCCTATGTGATAGCAGGGTTGTATCGGCAGAGAAGGCGGTCCGTCTGCCGGAGGTGTCCGAGATCAGCAATGAGGATGAATGCAGACAAGTCTGCAGGGAGAGCCTGTCCCCAG ATAATCTTAACTGCAGCAAATCTTTGCTACTCAACAAGTGGTGTGCAGCAATGCTTTGTAACCGATTATGCCACACACGTGAAGTTACAATGGTCACAGATCCTCCTTTCG ATATAAATGAtttaaagaaaagaagaaaaagaaataaGGAAATAAAACCTAAAGACAAGAAGCAACATCCTGCAAAAAGGACTGTAGCAAATAAAGTGACTCCAACTCCTTCTCTACTCTCAAAAAGATTAATAGGACCTACACCAACAATAAAAATTACTCAAAATGCTACAACTCCACCAAAAACAACGACCACTAAATCTGTGCCTCCTACTACCAAACAACCAGAAATACCAGTTAGACAAGACAAAAAAGACAAGAAGCAACATCCTGCAAAAAGGACTGTAGCAAATAAAGTGACCCCAACTCCTTCTCTACTCTCAAAAAGATTAATAGGACCTACACCAACAATAAAAATTACCCAAAATGCAACAACTCAACCAGCAACAACCACCACTGAATCTGTGCCTCCTACTACCAAACATCCAGAAATACCAGATACCAGAAATGAAAAAGCAATAACTACTTTAGAAACCTCTACAATAGCAGCAATCACAACAAAAACTACTACCGAGTCCACAACTAGTACAAAACAAACTACCACAACCACCGAGGAAACAAAAAAACCTAATCCAACAACCTCTAGAATTGAAGAAATCACGACAACTGCTGAATCTACAACTAGTACAACAATAAAAAGTTCTCCTCAAAACACAACTACGAAAGTAACAACCGGCACAGAAACCACAATAAAATCTATTCTCACCGAAAAGCCTGAAACCACAACAGCAAAGGCAACAACAAAGCAAATTATTTTAATAACTGAGAAAGAAAAAATACCTGATACGATCACAGTCATGGTTCCAACGGTTATCAAGAGCACTGAGCCAGTAGTTTCGACAGCAAAATTACCCGTGACGACTCAACTATCGGCTATAGAGGATATTATCACTACGAGTCCATACGAGAAAACGGCCAAACCTAAAACGACCTCTACAACACAAATCATCAATCCTACAACACAAATAATCAATCCTACAACACAAATCACCGCTTCAAAGGAAAACGAAAAATTAATCACCACGATTAAGCCAAATACAACAGCTCCGAAAACAACAGCCCCCTTTCCTACAAAGTTGTCGGAGACCTCTTCGCCTACGGTAACTAATTCTACAACCACACCAGGAGTTCTATCACCCAGCGGGAACCCATCCTCGAGCCAACCTACTACGCCAAACTCTCACGTCTTGCCGCCTACCGTGTCTTCTTCAACGGATGGAAACCAAGAGAAAGATGACGGCAGTATCGTTATTATTGCCGGGGAGGTAACGAAACGCGTCCAAAATACCAGCTTTCTACTGGCAGTGCTGCTCTTAGGAAACTTGTTCTTTTTAGCTGTAATAGTCCTCTTTATACTTCAGGCTTACGAGAGCTACAAGAAAAAAGACTATACTCAAGTAGATTATTTAATTAATGGGATGTACGCCGATTCTGACATGTAA